Genomic DNA from Modestobacter versicolor:
CACCGCCGGGTCGCCGGGCTGCTGGAGTCCCGCGCCCTGGTCACCGTGGTCTCCCCGGAGGTGACGCCCGCGCTGGAGGCCCTGGTCGCCCCCGGCTCGGTCACCTGGCACGAGCGCCGCTACGCCGAGGGCGACCTGGCCGGTGCCTGGTACGCCGTCGCGGCCACCGACGACCCAGCGGTCAACGCCGCCGTGGCCGCCGAGGCGGAGCGCGACCGGGTGTTCTGCGCCCGCGCCGACGACCGGTCGGCGTCCAGCGTCTGGACTCCCGCGGTCGGCCGGCAGGGCGACCTGGTCATCGGCGTCCACGGCGGCGGCGACCCGCAGCGCGCCGTCGGCGTCCGCGACGCCGTGCTCGACGGGCTCACCGACGGCTCGATCGCCGACCGGGCCTCCCGCCCGCCGACGGTCGCGGCCGGCAGCGTCGTGCTCGTCGGCGGCGGGCCCGGCGACCCGGGGCTGGTCACCGTCCGCGGCCGGCAGGCGGTCGCCGGCGCCGACGTCGTGGTCGCCGACCACCTCGCGCCGCAGGGGCTGCTGGCCACCCTGCCGCCCGAGGTCGAGGTCATCGACGCCTCCAAGCTGCCCCGCGGCCGCTCGATGGCGCAGGAGCAGATCAACGCCCTGCTGGTCGACCGGGCGCGGCAGGGCAAGCGGGTGGTGCGGCTCAAGGGCGGCGACCCGTTCGTCTTCGGCCGCGGCTACGAGGAGCTCGAGGCGTGCGCCGCGGCCGGCGTGCCGGTCGAGGTCGTGCCGGGCATCACCAGCGCCATCGCGGTGCCCGAGCTGGCCGGCATCCCGGTCACCCACCGCGGGCTCACCCACGAGTTCGTCGTCGTCTCCGGGCACATCCCGCCCGGGCACCCCGCGTCGCTGGTCGACTGGGCGGCGCTCGGGCGGCTGCGCGGCACCGTCGTGGTGCTGATGGGCGTGGACACCGCCCCGGCGATCGCGGCCGCGCTGGTCGAACACGGCCGCGACCCGCAGACGCCGGTCGCCGTCGTCACCGACGGGGCCACCCCGGCCCAGCGGTCGGTGCGCACCACGCTGGCCGGGCTGGCCCGCACGATCGTCGACGAGGGCGTGCGGCCGCCGGCGGTCTGGGTCGTCGGCGACGTCGTCGCGCTCGGCGCCTGATCCCCTGTCCCCCACGCCTCCGCTCGGCGCGCCCGCGCAGATAGCACTGGTGCTCCGCATGTAGCACTCCTACTATCACCGCCATCAGCTCCGCCCCCTGCGTGAGGAGTGGTGTCCCATGGCCGCGACCGACCTCCCAGCCGAGCCCGCGGTGCGGGTCCGGGACCTCCGGATGACCTACGGCACCCACGAGGTGCTCACCGGCGTCGACTTCGACGTCCAGCACGGCGAGGTGGTCTGCCTGCTCGGCCCCAACGGGGCGGGCAAGACCACGACGATCGAGGTGCTCGAGGGCTTCCGGCTCCCCTCCGCCGGCGAGGTGCGGGTGCTCGGCGTCGACCCGGCCCACGGTGACGACGCCTGGCGGGCGCGGATCGGGGTGGTGCTGCAGTCCTGGCGCGACCACCCGCGGTGGACCCCGCGGAAGCTGCTGCGCTACCTGGGCGGCTACTACGAGCCGTACTCGACCCCCGGGCACCCGCGACCGTGGGACGTCGAGGAGCTGCTGGTCACCGTCGGGCTCACCGCTGAGGCCGACCGCAAGATCGCCACCCTCTCCGGCGGCCGCCGCCGCCGGCTGGACGTCGCGGTCGGGCTGATCGGCCGCCCGGAGCTGCTGTTCCTCGACGAGCCGACCGCCGGGTTCGACCCGCAGGCCCGGCGGGACTTCCACGACCTGGTGCACCGGCTCGCCGACCTCGAGGGCACCAGCATCCTGCTCACCACCCACGACCTGGGCGAGGCCGAACGGCTGGCCGACCGGATCATGATCCTCACCGACGGCCGGATCGTCGCCGACGGCAGCGCCGACGCGCTGACCCGCCAGGTGGCCGGCACCAGCGAGGTCCGATGGGTGGAGAACGGGGAGCGCTTCGTGCACGCCACCGACGAGCCCGTCCCCTTCGTGCGGCAGCTGCTCGCCCAGCACGGCGACGAGCTCACCGACCTGGAGGTCCGCCGCGCGGACCTGGAGGACACCTACATCGCCATGGTCCAGGCGTTCGAGTCCCAGGCCCCGGCCCGGCACCTGGCGGGGGTGGCCCGGTGAACGCCACCCGGCACGCCGTCGACCAGGGGCTGAGCCGCGGCTGGACCGAGTTCCGGCAGAGCATCCGCAGCCCGCAGGACCAGGGCTTCTACCTGTTCACCGGGCTGGTCACGCTCGGCGTGCTGTGGGTCAACCGGGACAACGAGGTGGGCGAGACCGGGCTGCTCTACCCGACGTACGCGCTGCCCAGCATCCTCGGTGCGCTGCTGACCTTCGGCGTCGTCATCGGGCCGGCCTACGCGCTGGCGATGGAGCGGGAGGACGGCACGCTGCTGCGGCACAAGGCCCTGCCGCACGGGATGCAGGGCTACGTCACCGGGCAGCTCACCCTCCAGTCGCTGAACCTGCTGCCCAGCCTGCTGGTGGTGCTGGTGCCGAGCCTGCTGCTCTTCGACGACGTGATGCAGGGCGGCGCGGGCGGCTGGCTGGCCGTGGCCGGGCTGGTCGTGCTCGCGCTGCTCGCCACGCTGCCCTGGGGCATGGTGCTCGGCTCGGTGGTGCCCGGCGTCCAGAAGGTGGGCACCTGGGGGATGCTGCCGATCGTCGTCCTGGTGGCCATCTCCGGGATCTTCACGCCGGTCCAGGCGATGTGGGGCTGGGTGCAGGGCGTCGCCCAGGTCTTCCCGGTCTACTGGATCGGGCTGGGCATGCGCTCGGCGTTCCTCCCCGCGGAGGCGGCCGCGGCCGAGCTGGGAGACTCGTGGCGGACCGGCCCGATGCTGCTGGTGCTCTCCGCGTGGGCGGTGGCCGGCCTGCTGGTGGCACCCCGGGTGCTCCGCCGGATGGCCCGCCGGCAGTCGGGCTCGGCGGTCGAGGCGGCACGGGAGGCGGCTCTGCAGTGGGTGCGGTGAGCGGGTGAACGAGGGCGTCTTCAACCGGATCGCCCTGCTGCGCGCCGAGCAGGGGGTCAGCCGGCGGGAGCTGGCCGACGCCCTCGGTGTCCACTACCAGACGATCGGCTACCTGGAGCGCGGCGAGTTCAACCCGAGCCTGCACCTGGCGCTGCGGATCGCGGAGTTCTTCCGGCTGCCGGTCGAGACGGTCTTCTCCACCACGCCGTTCCCGCGGATCAGCGACGCGCCCGACGTGCCGCGGGCGTCGTCCGGCTGACCTGCACGGCTGTGTGACCCACGGCACAGCGAGCTACCGTCCGGTGACCGTCAACGACGACGCTCCGGAGGCCCCCGATGAGACGCCCCTTCCGCCTGCTGCTCGCCCCGCTCGCCCTCGCCCTGGTCGGCACCGCCCTCGCCGGCCCGGCGGCCGCCCGACCGGGTCACCCACCGCAGCCCCAGTACCCGCAGCCACCGGCGGTCGAGCACGTGGTGGTCGAGTCGCAGCTGCCCTTCCCCGCGCTGCCCGGCGCGACCGCCTCGTGGGGGGTGCTCAAGGGCGCCGGCTACCGGATCGAGGTGCCGGCGGACTGGAACGGCGACCTGGTGATGTGGGCGCACGGCTACCGCGGCACCGGGCCGGAGCTGACCGTCGACTCCCCGCCCGCGGGGCTGCGCGAGCACCTGATCGCCTCGGGCTACGCCTGGGCGGCGTCCAGCTACACCGAGAACGGCTACGACGTCGTCTCCGGGGTGAAGGCCACCCACGACCTCGTGCGGCACTTCGAGCGGACCGTCGGGAAGGCCGACCGGCGCTACCTGGCCGGGGTCTCCATGGGCGGGCACGTGACCGGCGTGAGCATCGAGCAGTACCGCCACGAGTACGACGGCGCGCTGCCGGTCTGCGGCGTGATGGGCGACCGGCGGCTGTTCGACACCTTCCTGGACTACAACGCCGCGGCCCAGGCGCTCACCGACACCCCGCCGGTGTACCCCGCGCCGGCCGACTACCAGACCACCACCGTCCCGCAGATGAAGGCGGAGCTCGGCATCACGCCGGACCCGCGGACGCTCACCGAGGCGGGGCAGGACCTCCGCGCCCTCACCGAGCAGCGGACCGGCGGCGAGCGGCCGCTGTTCGAGGCCGGCTTCGCCTCCTTCGCCGACTTCCTCTTCACCGTCTACCCGGTCTACCCCGGCCTGGGCGAGGAGCGCGGCGCGGTCGGTGGCAACGCCGGCACCGTCTACCAGCTGGACGCCGACCCGCGGCTGACCGAGGAGGAGCGGGCGCTGAACGCGAAGGTGCTGCGGGTGCGGGCCGACCGCGGCAGCCGAGGGCTGTCCGGGGTGCCGACCATCGACGGCCGCTTCGACGTCCCGGTGCTGACCATGCACGACCTCGGCGACCTGTTCGTGCCGTTCAGCATGGAGCAGGAGTACGCCCGGGACGCCGCCCGGCACGGGAACAGCGACCTGCTGGTGCAGCGGGCCATCCGCGGGGTGGCCCACTGCGACTTCAGCACCCAGGAGTACGTGCAGGCCTTCACCGACCTGGTCACCTGGGTGGAGCAGGGGGTCCGGCCGGCCGGGGACGACGTGCTCGACCCGGCCACCGTGGCCGACCGGCGCTACGGCTGCCGGTTCACCGTGCCGCTGCGCTCCTTCGACGTCGGGGTCTGCTGACCCGGCCCGGCCGCCGGTGCCGGGGTCTCCTCCTCGGCACCGGCGGGCACCGGGTCGACCCCCGCGACGGCCGCGGGCGGCTCCTCGCCCAGCCGGACCAGCACGATCCCGGCCAGGACGACGACGCCACCGACCAGCTGCACCACGGCCGGCTGCTGCCCCAGCGCCAGCCAGGCGGCCGCCACCGCGAACAGCACCTCGCTCAGCCCCACGAACGAGCTGAGCCGCGAGCCCAGCCGGCGGACCGCCGCGATCCCGGTGGCGTAGGCGAACGCCGCCGCCAGCAGGGCCAGGCCGAGCACCGGCACCAGCCAGCTCACCGACCGGCCGGCCAGCTCGACGTCCACGGCGGTCGTGCGCCACGGGATGGCGCCCACGAGGGCCGCGGCGCCGAGCACCAGCGCGCCCACGGCGAGCCCCGCCCAGGCGCTGACCAGCGGCGGGAGGGCGTCGTCGGAGTGGGCGGAGAGCACGAAGTAGCTGGCCAGCCCGACCGCGGCCACCAGTCCCCAGACGACGCCTACCGGGTCGATCCGCGCGCCACCGACGACGTCGAGCACCAGCACTAGGCCGACGATCGCGACGACCACCCCGATGCCGGTGACCCGGCTCGGCCGCTGCCCGAGGCGCGCCCAGGTCCACAGCACGACGAGCAGGACGCCGGAGTACTCCAGCAGCAGGGCGACACCGACCGAGAGCCGCGAGACGGCGTTGAAGTAGGCGAGCTGGGGCAGCGCGACGGCGAGCGCCCCGAAGGCCAGCACGGCGCCGGCGTTGGACCGCAGCAGCGACCAGCGACCGCGCAGCGCCACCACGGCCGGGACGGCGAGGGCCAACGAGGCCACCGCCATCCGCGCGGTCACGGCGGAGCCGGCGGTCCAGCCGGCGTCCAGCAGGGCGGTGGCGAACACCCCCGACGTCCCGAAGGCGGCGGCGGAGACCACCGCGAGCAGCAACCCGGTCAGCCCGGTCCGGCGGTCGAGCACGGCAGCCCCCTCCTCGTCAGGGGCGAACCGACGTACGCTCCTGTACAGCCGACGTTAGCAGAGAGGTACAGGAGTCACATGCTCTTTGCCCATGACACCGAGATCGCGCTCGCCGGCGCGGCCGCGCTGCTGAACACCGCGTCGGACGGCGAGGAGCGGCTGCCCGACCCCGCGGCGCTGTCCGCGTTCCTGGACGCCTGGCAGTTCACCGGCAGCCGGGTCGGCGACGCCGCCGAGCTGGCCGCGGTGCACGAGCTCCGCGCGGTGCTGGCCGCGATCTGGGGCGCCGAGGAGGACGCCGTGGTGGCCGTGGTCAACAGGCTGCTGCGCGACGGCAGCGCCCTCCCCCAGCTGGTCCGGCACGACGGCTGGGGCTACCACGTGCACGCCACCGAGCCGAGCGCCCCGGTCGCCGACCGGTGGGGCGTGGAGGCCGCCATGGCCCTGGCCGACGTGGTCCGCGCCGGCGCGCTCGACCGGTTGCGCCGGTGCGCCGCCTCCGGCTGCGACGACGCGCTGGTCGACCTCACCAAGAACGCCAGCCGCCGGTTCTGCGACAGCAGCTGCGCCAACCGGGAGCACGTCGCCGCCTACCGGGCCCGCCGCGCGGCCGGCTGAACCCCGGCCCGGTCACATCCGGGTGGCGGTGTCCTCCAGCAGCACCTGGCGCTGCAGCGGGTCCCGCCGCGGGCAGGAGGTGCACAGCACCTCGTGCGGCAGCCGGTACAGCAGGCAGCAGGACGCCCGCCGGGTGAACCGCACGCCCTCGACGTCCACGTACCGCGGCGCGGGAAGCGGGCTGCCCACCGCCGCCGCCAGCGGCCCGGAGAGCGCGGTCGCCGCCGCCACGTCGCCCACCGCCCGGCCGACCGCGAGCAGCCGGTTCGCCAGCGAGTCGGTGGCGATCGCCCACAGGGGCCGTTCGCGGACCCCGCCCGCCTCGGCGACGGCGGCCACCACCGCGGCGATCGTGGCCCGCAGGTCGGTGGCGAGGTCCCGGCCCGCGGCGGGCCGGGCGGTCGCGGCGACGGGGGTGTCGCCGGCGAGCAGGTGCAACCGGGTGTCCTCGAGCCGGGCGGAGAGGGCCACGCCGGTGACCAGGCCGGCGAGCACCGGGGTGAGCAGCACGCTGGACGCCGAGTACCACCAGACGGTGGCCAGCACCCGGCGGTCGTCGGTGCGCTGCCGCACCGCCCGGGCGGCGAGCACCCGCGCCGTCCAGCCGGGGTCGGCCAGCAGCTCCGC
This window encodes:
- a CDS encoding ABC transporter ATP-binding protein yields the protein MAATDLPAEPAVRVRDLRMTYGTHEVLTGVDFDVQHGEVVCLLGPNGAGKTTTIEVLEGFRLPSAGEVRVLGVDPAHGDDAWRARIGVVLQSWRDHPRWTPRKLLRYLGGYYEPYSTPGHPRPWDVEELLVTVGLTAEADRKIATLSGGRRRRLDVAVGLIGRPELLFLDEPTAGFDPQARRDFHDLVHRLADLEGTSILLTTHDLGEAERLADRIMILTDGRIVADGSADALTRQVAGTSEVRWVENGERFVHATDEPVPFVRQLLAQHGDELTDLEVRRADLEDTYIAMVQAFESQAPARHLAGVAR
- the cobA gene encoding uroporphyrinogen-III C-methyltransferase, whose translation is MTSPSDPGSVYPVGLRLAGRRVVVVGGGQVAHRRVAGLLESRALVTVVSPEVTPALEALVAPGSVTWHERRYAEGDLAGAWYAVAATDDPAVNAAVAAEAERDRVFCARADDRSASSVWTPAVGRQGDLVIGVHGGGDPQRAVGVRDAVLDGLTDGSIADRASRPPTVAAGSVVLVGGGPGDPGLVTVRGRQAVAGADVVVADHLAPQGLLATLPPEVEVIDASKLPRGRSMAQEQINALLVDRARQGKRVVRLKGGDPFVFGRGYEELEACAAAGVPVEVVPGITSAIAVPELAGIPVTHRGLTHEFVVVSGHIPPGHPASLVDWAALGRLRGTVVVLMGVDTAPAIAAALVEHGRDPQTPVAVVTDGATPAQRSVRTTLAGLARTIVDEGVRPPAVWVVGDVVALGA
- a CDS encoding ABC transporter permease translates to MNATRHAVDQGLSRGWTEFRQSIRSPQDQGFYLFTGLVTLGVLWVNRDNEVGETGLLYPTYALPSILGALLTFGVVIGPAYALAMEREDGTLLRHKALPHGMQGYVTGQLTLQSLNLLPSLLVVLVPSLLLFDDVMQGGAGGWLAVAGLVVLALLATLPWGMVLGSVVPGVQKVGTWGMLPIVVLVAISGIFTPVQAMWGWVQGVAQVFPVYWIGLGMRSAFLPAEAAAAELGDSWRTGPMLLVLSAWAVAGLLVAPRVLRRMARRQSGSAVEAAREAALQWVR
- a CDS encoding EamA family transporter, giving the protein MLDRRTGLTGLLLAVVSAAAFGTSGVFATALLDAGWTAGSAVTARMAVASLALAVPAVVALRGRWSLLRSNAGAVLAFGALAVALPQLAYFNAVSRLSVGVALLLEYSGVLLVVLWTWARLGQRPSRVTGIGVVVAIVGLVLVLDVVGGARIDPVGVVWGLVAAVGLASYFVLSAHSDDALPPLVSAWAGLAVGALVLGAAALVGAIPWRTTAVDVELAGRSVSWLVPVLGLALLAAAFAYATGIAAVRRLGSRLSSFVGLSEVLFAVAAAWLALGQQPAVVQLVGGVVVLAGIVLVRLGEEPPAAVAGVDPVPAGAEEETPAPAAGPGQQTPTSKERSGTVNRQP
- a CDS encoding CGNR zinc finger domain-containing protein; translated protein: MLFAHDTEIALAGAAALLNTASDGEERLPDPAALSAFLDAWQFTGSRVGDAAELAAVHELRAVLAAIWGAEEDAVVAVVNRLLRDGSALPQLVRHDGWGYHVHATEPSAPVADRWGVEAAMALADVVRAGALDRLRRCAASGCDDALVDLTKNASRRFCDSSCANREHVAAYRARRAAG
- a CDS encoding helix-turn-helix transcriptional regulator, with protein sequence MNEGVFNRIALLRAEQGVSRRELADALGVHYQTIGYLERGEFNPSLHLALRIAEFFRLPVETVFSTTPFPRISDAPDVPRASSG
- a CDS encoding (2Fe-2S)-binding protein, whose protein sequence is MTDDGLQALVAARVPGAAALGLLAPPSAAAVPAELLADPGWTARVLAARAVRQRTDDRRVLATVWWYSASSVLLTPVLAGLVTGVALSARLEDTRLHLLAGDTPVAATARPAAGRDLATDLRATIAAVVAAVAEAGGVRERPLWAIATDSLANRLLAVGRAVGDVAAATALSGPLAAAVGSPLPAPRYVDVEGVRFTRRASCCLLYRLPHEVLCTSCPRRDPLQRQVLLEDTATRM